Proteins encoded within one genomic window of Candidatus Melainabacteria bacterium RIFOXYA2_FULL_32_9:
- a CDS encoding glutamine-hydrolyzing GMP synthase: MLEVGNLDKILILDFGSQYTQLIARRIREQKVYSEIHPFNYSLEEIIKFNPKGIILSGGPSSVYDQDAPICSKEIFSLGIPVLGICYGMQLMSHLLGGKVGYSNKREYGRAVIEIKNTTGLFDNIDASELPVWMSHGDKVDQVPDGFTQLALSNNTPFAAIADYQRKLYGVQFHPEVAHTNNGIEILGNFIFSTCQCDSNWNMKSFIETQIKEIREKVGDKNIICGLSGGVDSSVAAVLLHKAVGDQLKCIFVNNGVLRANEAEKVVNVFRNNFHIDLIYVDAEERFLNALKDITDPEQKRKTIGFEFIKVFEEEAKKIENVEFLAQGTLYPDVIESVSFKGPSVTIKSHHNVGGLPEKMNLKLVEPFRELFKDEVRLVGKELDIPLEIINRQPFPGPGLAIRIIGEITKERLEILRKADTIVVEEIKKANLYDKIWQSFAVLLPVKSVGVMGDERTYENVAALRIVDSLDGMTADWVKIPYDLLGLISSRIINEVEGINRVVYDISSKPPSTIEWE, from the coding sequence ATGCTGGAAGTAGGTAATTTAGATAAAATTCTTATTTTAGATTTTGGCTCTCAATATACACAACTAATTGCAAGAAGAATAAGAGAACAAAAAGTATATAGCGAAATTCACCCGTTTAATTACAGTTTAGAAGAAATAATAAAATTTAACCCAAAGGGAATAATCCTATCAGGCGGTCCATCAAGTGTATATGATCAGGATGCACCAATTTGCAGCAAAGAAATATTTTCTTTAGGTATTCCAGTATTAGGAATCTGCTACGGCATGCAGCTTATGTCTCACTTGTTAGGCGGTAAAGTTGGCTATTCTAACAAAAGAGAATATGGAAGAGCTGTTATTGAGATTAAAAATACTACCGGATTATTTGATAATATCGATGCATCTGAATTACCAGTCTGGATGAGTCATGGGGATAAAGTAGACCAGGTTCCAGATGGTTTTACCCAATTAGCATTGAGCAATAATACTCCTTTTGCTGCAATTGCTGATTATCAGAGAAAGCTATACGGGGTTCAATTCCATCCGGAAGTAGCACATACAAATAATGGAATAGAAATTTTAGGAAATTTCATATTTTCAACCTGCCAATGTGACTCAAATTGGAATATGAAAAGCTTTATTGAAACTCAAATTAAAGAAATTCGAGAAAAAGTTGGTGATAAAAATATAATTTGCGGCTTAAGCGGTGGCGTTGATTCATCAGTTGCAGCAGTCTTATTACATAAAGCCGTTGGCGATCAACTTAAATGTATTTTCGTCAATAATGGTGTATTAAGAGCAAATGAAGCAGAAAAAGTAGTCAATGTTTTTAGAAATAATTTTCACATAGACCTTATTTATGTAGATGCAGAAGAAAGATTTCTTAATGCTTTAAAAGATATTACTGATCCTGAGCAAAAACGTAAAACAATCGGATTTGAATTTATTAAAGTTTTTGAAGAAGAAGCTAAAAAGATCGAAAATGTAGAATTCTTAGCTCAAGGAACTTTGTATCCTGATGTAATTGAAAGCGTATCATTTAAAGGGCCTTCTGTAACTATTAAAAGCCATCATAATGTAGGCGGTTTACCGGAAAAAATGAATCTAAAGTTAGTTGAACCATTTAGAGAACTTTTTAAAGATGAAGTCAGATTAGTCGGAAAAGAACTTGATATTCCTCTTGAAATTATTAACAGACAACCATTTCCAGGGCCAGGTCTGGCTATAAGAATTATAGGTGAGATAACAAAAGAAAGACTTGAAATTCTCAGAAAAGCAGATACAATCGTGGTTGAAGAAATTAAAAAAGCCAATTTGTACGATAAAATCTGGCAGTCATTCGCAGTATTACTCCCAGTTAAGTCTGTGGGCGTAATGGGGGATGAAAGAACTTACGAAAACGTTGCAGCACTCAGAATTGTAGACAGCCTGGATGGCATGACAGCAGATTGGGTGAAAATTCCTTATGACTTGTTAGGATTGATTTCAAGTCGTATAATAAATGAAGTTGAAGGAATTAATAGAGTAGTTTATGATATTTCTTCTAAGCCCCCAAGTACAATTGAGTGGGAATAA
- a CDS encoding IMP dehydrogenase, producing MIDNKIIEGLTFDDILLLPQESDVLPKDVNISTKLTQSIDLNIPIISAAMDTVTDSRLAISIAREGGLGIIHKNMSIEEQALEVEKVKKSESGMIADPITMDPEQKIYEALEVMRKFSISGLPITKNGKLVGILTNRDLRFETNLGQKIEDVMTKENLVTAPVGTPLEEAKKLLHKNKIEKLLVINDNYELKGLITIKDIEKAIQYPHSCKDNLGRLRTGAAVGPANDRDERIQALLNVGVDVICIDTAHGHSQNVVNAVRGVKQIFPSIQLIAGNIATGEAAEALIKAGVDAIKIGVGPGSICTTRIVSGVGVPQVTAIMESQKIANKYNIPIIADGGIKYSGDIVKALALGACSVMIGSLFAGTEESPGETILYQGRSYKLYRGMGSIGAMKKGSKDRYFQSHEDNDVKLVPEGIEGKVPYRGSLSSSIYQLIGGLRSGMGYIGAKNLQELREKSRFVKITQAGLKESHVHDVIITKEAPNYRLD from the coding sequence ATGATCGACAACAAAATTATAGAAGGGCTGACATTTGATGATATCCTGCTTTTGCCTCAGGAATCTGATGTATTACCAAAAGACGTCAATATATCAACAAAATTAACACAATCGATAGATTTAAATATACCAATTATCAGTGCTGCAATGGATACTGTAACTGACTCAAGGCTTGCTATTAGCATTGCGCGAGAAGGTGGTTTAGGCATTATACATAAAAATATGTCTATAGAAGAGCAGGCGCTCGAAGTAGAAAAAGTAAAAAAATCCGAAAGCGGTATGATAGCAGACCCAATTACGATGGATCCTGAGCAAAAAATATATGAAGCTCTTGAAGTAATGAGGAAATTCTCTATTTCAGGACTCCCAATAACTAAAAATGGTAAGTTAGTGGGTATTTTAACAAACAGGGATTTAAGATTTGAAACCAATTTGGGACAAAAAATAGAAGATGTAATGACCAAAGAAAATTTGGTTACAGCTCCTGTTGGAACCCCTCTTGAAGAAGCTAAAAAACTATTACATAAAAATAAAATAGAAAAACTCCTTGTTATAAACGATAATTACGAACTAAAAGGCTTAATTACGATTAAGGATATTGAAAAAGCAATACAGTATCCTCATTCCTGTAAAGATAATTTAGGAAGACTAAGAACAGGTGCGGCAGTTGGCCCAGCAAATGATAGAGATGAAAGAATTCAAGCCTTACTTAACGTAGGGGTCGATGTTATTTGCATAGATACAGCGCACGGACATTCCCAAAATGTAGTAAACGCTGTTAGAGGAGTGAAACAAATATTTCCAAGCATACAATTAATTGCAGGAAATATTGCAACAGGAGAAGCAGCAGAAGCTCTAATTAAAGCGGGAGTTGATGCTATAAAAATTGGAGTAGGTCCAGGATCAATATGTACAACAAGAATTGTTAGCGGAGTTGGCGTACCTCAGGTTACTGCCATTATGGAATCTCAAAAAATCGCTAATAAGTATAACATCCCTATAATTGCAGATGGCGGTATCAAATATTCAGGTGATATTGTAAAAGCCTTAGCATTAGGTGCCTGCTCAGTAATGATTGGAAGCCTATTCGCAGGAACAGAAGAAAGCCCCGGAGAAACTATCCTTTATCAAGGAAGAAGTTATAAACTCTATCGTGGCATGGGATCAATCGGTGCTATGAAAAAAGGCAGCAAAGACAGATATTTCCAAAGCCATGAAGATAATGATGTAAAGCTTGTACCTGAAGGAATTGAAGGAAAAGTACCATATAGAGGCAGCTTATCATCAAGCATATATCAGCTTATTGGTGGCTTAAGATCAGGTATGGGGTACATTGGAGCAAAAAATTTACAGGAATTAAGAGAAAAATCCAGATTTGTAAAAATCACTCAGGCTGGACTAAAAGAAAGTCACGTACACGACGTAATTATAACCAAAGAAGCACCCAATTATAGACTGGATTAA
- a CDS encoding GTPase HflX translates to MEDYFIKVYGKLTGLKKSQISQLEKLYRKKIQANQIITFELAETIAEISHEINKEVAIIINRRGQIINITVGDASSISLPKFKNVREGISRLCGLRCIHTHPDGSSKLSKLDLTALAGYRFDAIAAIGVDPESKFSKKFGDNPKFADSIEIAHLVPGKDEAGNLWRIIGPTTVRKASLEDFEKQLEEIEYEFSKSDSLIISSDEERAILVSLQTQELSDFQTKDSLFELSQLAITAGAEVLGEVVQKKATPDSATYIGSGKAKEIALLVQEKAANIVIIDDELLPRQQKTLEDIIGVKTIDRTELILDIFAQRAKTREGKLQVELAQLKYLYPRLVGAGLSLSRQGGGGIGGGIATRGPGETKLEIDRRRIREKINILEAEVEQIKAQRNYQRRQRQANKVPVVSIVGYTNVGKSTLLNALSDSDVLVENKLFATLDPTIRKIKLPDLSTALLTDTVGFIQRLPTSLVAAFRATLEETSQADVIVHVIDPIHPACNEHIDTVYEILVELNAYDKPIITVINKSDLIKDESVLDELLDKVPNPVTISALNRKGFGKLLIKIQQILAEQKTPELRT, encoded by the coding sequence ATGGAGGATTATTTTATTAAAGTATACGGCAAATTAACTGGTCTTAAAAAAAGTCAGATTTCACAATTAGAAAAATTGTATAGAAAAAAGATTCAGGCTAATCAAATTATTACATTTGAATTGGCTGAAACGATAGCAGAAATTAGTCATGAAATAAACAAAGAAGTCGCTATTATTATAAATAGACGAGGACAGATAATAAATATTACTGTTGGCGATGCTAGTAGTATAAGTCTTCCCAAATTTAAAAATGTAAGAGAAGGCATATCCCGATTATGTGGTCTCAGATGCATTCATACTCACCCTGATGGTAGTTCAAAATTAAGCAAACTTGATTTAACAGCTTTAGCAGGCTATAGATTTGATGCTATTGCTGCTATTGGGGTTGATCCTGAAAGTAAATTCAGTAAAAAGTTTGGAGACAATCCTAAATTTGCTGATTCTATAGAAATTGCACATTTAGTGCCGGGTAAGGATGAAGCAGGAAATCTCTGGAGAATTATAGGTCCAACTACTGTCAGAAAAGCAAGTCTGGAAGATTTTGAAAAGCAACTCGAAGAGATCGAATATGAGTTTTCAAAAAGTGATAGTCTAATTATATCTTCAGATGAAGAAAGGGCTATATTAGTTAGTTTACAGACTCAGGAACTAAGTGACTTTCAGACAAAAGACTCCTTATTTGAACTTAGTCAACTAGCTATTACAGCAGGAGCTGAAGTTTTGGGAGAAGTTGTTCAGAAAAAAGCTACTCCTGATTCTGCGACTTATATTGGTTCAGGAAAAGCCAAAGAAATAGCTCTTTTAGTTCAGGAAAAAGCGGCTAATATCGTAATTATTGATGATGAACTTTTACCAAGGCAGCAGAAGACTTTAGAAGATATTATCGGAGTCAAGACTATAGATAGAACCGAATTAATTCTTGATATTTTTGCTCAAAGAGCTAAAACCAGAGAAGGAAAACTTCAGGTAGAACTTGCTCAGTTAAAATATTTATATCCACGCCTTGTTGGAGCAGGTTTATCATTAAGCAGGCAAGGTGGCGGAGGAATTGGTGGTGGAATTGCTACCAGGGGCCCTGGTGAAACTAAGCTGGAAATTGATAGACGTAGAATTAGAGAAAAAATCAATATTCTTGAAGCAGAAGTAGAACAGATAAAAGCCCAGAGGAATTATCAAAGACGTCAGAGACAAGCTAATAAGGTTCCTGTTGTTTCTATAGTCGGATATACAAATGTAGGTAAATCCACATTGTTAAACGCTTTATCAGATTCTGATGTGCTTGTCGAGAATAAACTTTTTGCTACTTTAGATCCTACTATCAGAAAAATTAAGCTTCCCGATTTATCTACTGCCCTATTAACAGATACAGTTGGTTTTATACAAAGGTTACCGACTTCTCTTGTTGCTGCATTTAGAGCAACATTAGAAGAAACTTCACAGGCTGATGTGATAGTGCATGTGATTGATCCGATTCATCCGGCATGTAATGAACATATAGATACTGTTTATGAAATTTTAGTAGAGTTAAATGCTTATGATAAGCCTATAATTACTGTAATTAATAAGTCTGATCTTATTAAGGATGAAAGTGTTCTTGATGAATTGCTTGATAAAGTTCCTAATCCTGTTACTATTTCAGCTCTCAACAGAAAAGGATTTGGAAAACTGTTGATTAAAATTCAGCAAATCCTTGCTGAGCAAAAAACTCCTGAGTTAAGGACGTAA